From the genome of Pseudomonas putida:
TGTGGAACAGGCGGTTGAGGCGGCCGAGCTCGGCATGCTCGGTCTGGTTTTCCAGCTGCCGGATGTAGTCCCTGGCCTGGTCGATGTCATGGGGTTCGAGGCGCGGCACCGACTGGCGCAGCGCCTCGGATTCGAGCAGTACCCGCAGGGCGTAGGTGTCGACCGCATCTTCACCGATCAACGGCGCGACCACGGCGCCTTTGTGCATCTCGACCTGCAGCAACCCCTGCGCCTCGAGCTGGCGCAGCGCCTCGCGCACGGGCATGCGGCTGACGCCGAACAGGGTGGCCAGCTCCTGCTGGCGTATGGCGGTGCCCGGTGCAAGCCGGCCATCGAGAATAGCGCTGCGCAGGCGCTCTTCGATCACCCCGCGGGCCTGGTGGGCGGGTACCTGTTCGCTACCGAACACGCTGCTCAGTTTGATTTTTGCAGACACGCGGGAATGCGCCTCGACGAAAACA
Proteins encoded in this window:
- a CDS encoding GntR family transcriptional regulator encodes the protein MSAKIKLSSVFGSEQVPAHQARGVIEERLRSAILDGRLAPGTAIRQQELATLFGVSRMPVREALRQLEAQGLLQVEMHKGAVVAPLIGEDAVDTYALRVLLESEALRQSVPRLEPHDIDQARDYIRQLENQTEHAELGRLNRLFHMTLYSKASNQKLLRLIEHELNEEERFLRFHLSSMGLGTLTQDDHLALLDAASQQQVEAAVGILEAHLNKGAQAIRAYLDRQAAKQR